The proteins below are encoded in one region of Amycolatopsis magusensis:
- a CDS encoding helix-turn-helix domain-containing protein: MTAVKTLLELPELRLRLRGGGDLLDRRVTRVYGTELPDPSRYLSAGELVLTGLLWWRGPGDAEPFVAALARAGTAALAASGADSGGIPEDLVQACERHRIPLLEVPPDLSFAVIVERVVLALAAGRDAPTGRLPAHAADLPLPELLRLGSAELGLPCWVLAGTGRVVAGTGLLLPEAEPLAAAFSMGTTLDSRHTVLPAGEGFTVPWALVVGGSTNWTNEQHEIAAEVATLIGRRRGSARQHEVERSLFRVLAEGGDLGESFAAAGWPPDAPVRVVLARAGGAEGDLLDELLAGYPVRVLRGRFGGSACALVAAEGWPDDWPSAATRALSTVEPALTADRVLVSIGGPAALTGVRGALEEAVHALEVGAGRDERIAVVPGAEIGVHRLVLAGVSDELRTALRRRVLGPLLDYDAAQHSDLVHTVRVFLESSGSPAVAAKALHIHVNTLRYRIGRAGELLGLDLTDFTNQVDVYLALRISG, from the coding sequence ATGACCGCGGTGAAAACTCTGCTGGAGCTGCCGGAGCTGCGCCTGCGCCTGCGTGGCGGCGGCGACCTGCTCGACCGGCGGGTCACCAGGGTGTACGGCACCGAGCTGCCGGACCCCAGCCGGTACCTCTCGGCGGGGGAACTGGTGCTCACCGGGCTGCTGTGGTGGCGCGGTCCGGGGGACGCCGAGCCGTTCGTGGCGGCGTTGGCCCGCGCGGGCACCGCGGCGCTGGCCGCCTCGGGCGCGGACTCCGGCGGCATCCCCGAAGACCTGGTCCAGGCGTGTGAACGCCACCGCATCCCGCTGCTCGAAGTGCCGCCCGACCTGTCGTTCGCGGTGATCGTCGAACGGGTGGTGCTGGCGCTGGCCGCCGGACGCGACGCCCCGACCGGCCGGTTGCCCGCGCACGCGGCGGACCTGCCACTGCCGGAACTGCTGCGGCTCGGTTCTGCCGAACTCGGCCTGCCGTGCTGGGTCCTGGCCGGGACCGGGCGGGTGGTGGCGGGCACCGGGTTGCTGCTGCCCGAGGCCGAGCCGCTGGCCGCCGCGTTCAGCATGGGCACGACGCTCGACAGCAGGCACACCGTGCTGCCCGCGGGCGAGGGGTTCACCGTGCCGTGGGCGCTGGTGGTCGGCGGCTCGACGAACTGGACCAACGAACAACACGAGATCGCGGCCGAAGTCGCCACCCTGATCGGCAGGCGCCGCGGTTCGGCCCGCCAGCACGAGGTCGAAAGATCACTCTTCCGGGTATTGGCCGAGGGCGGGGATCTCGGCGAGTCCTTCGCCGCGGCGGGCTGGCCTCCGGACGCGCCGGTTCGCGTGGTGCTCGCCCGCGCCGGGGGCGCCGAGGGCGACCTGCTCGACGAACTGCTCGCCGGTTACCCGGTGCGCGTCCTGCGGGGACGGTTCGGCGGCAGCGCCTGCGCGCTGGTCGCGGCGGAGGGCTGGCCGGACGACTGGCCGTCGGCCGCCACCCGCGCTTTGTCCACAGTGGAACCCGCGCTGACCGCCGACCGGGTGCTGGTGAGCATCGGCGGCCCGGCGGCGCTGACCGGGGTCCGCGGTGCGCTGGAGGAAGCCGTGCACGCGCTGGAGGTCGGCGCCGGCCGGGACGAGCGGATCGCCGTGGTGCCGGGTGCGGAGATCGGCGTGCACCGGCTGGTGCTGGCCGGGGTCTCGGACGAACTGCGCACCGCCCTGCGGCGGCGGGTGCTCGGCCCGCTCCTGGACTACGACGCCGCGCAGCACAGCGACCTCGTGCACACCGTGCGGGTGTTCCTCGAATCCTCCGGCTCACCGGCGGTGGCCGCGAAAGCCCTGCACATCCACGTCAACACCCTGCGCTACCGGATCGGCCGCGCCGGGGAACTCCTGGGCCTGGACCTCACCGACTTCACCAACCAGGTCGACGTCTACCTGGCCCTGCGCATCAGCGGCTGA
- a CDS encoding FAD binding domain-containing protein, translating to MEFLRPATLPEALSVKAERPGAVPIAGGTDVMVELNFDHRRPEALLDLTGIAELAEWSAEDGTVRLGAGVPYTRLIEQLGKRLPGLAMAARTVGSPQIRNRGTVGGNLGAASPAGDTHPVLLATGATIEVASVRGTRTIAAEDFYLGVKRNALEPDELITAVNLPDTKAPQQFSKIGTRNAMVIAVCSFGLALHPEQGRVGAAIGSAAPTPRRSRAAEDFLSGELTDAGLWESPEPLRDSVCRRFGELVAEGTEPIDDVRGSAAYRKHALSVLARRTLGWAWQEYRAGERSCA from the coding sequence GTGGAATTCCTGCGGCCGGCGACCTTGCCGGAGGCGCTCTCGGTGAAGGCCGAGCGGCCCGGCGCGGTGCCCATCGCCGGGGGCACGGACGTGATGGTCGAGCTGAACTTCGACCACCGCAGGCCCGAGGCGCTGCTCGACCTGACCGGGATCGCCGAACTGGCCGAGTGGAGCGCGGAGGACGGCACCGTCCGGCTCGGCGCCGGCGTGCCCTACACGCGGCTGATCGAGCAGCTCGGCAAGCGGTTGCCCGGGTTGGCGATGGCCGCGCGCACGGTCGGTTCGCCGCAGATCCGCAACCGCGGCACGGTCGGCGGGAATCTCGGCGCGGCTTCACCCGCCGGGGACACCCATCCGGTGCTGCTGGCCACCGGCGCCACCATCGAGGTGGCTTCCGTGCGCGGCACCCGGACCATCGCCGCCGAAGACTTCTACCTCGGGGTGAAGCGCAACGCTCTCGAACCCGACGAGCTGATCACCGCGGTCAACCTGCCCGACACCAAGGCGCCGCAGCAGTTCTCGAAGATCGGCACGCGCAACGCGATGGTGATCGCGGTGTGCTCGTTCGGGCTCGCGCTGCACCCGGAGCAGGGGCGCGTCGGCGCGGCGATCGGGTCGGCGGCACCGACCCCACGCCGCAGCCGGGCGGCCGAGGACTTCCTCTCCGGCGAGCTGACCGACGCCGGTTTGTGGGAATCACCCGAACCGCTGCGGGATTCGGTGTGCCGCCGGTTCGGTGAACTGGTGGCCGAGGGCACCGAACCGATCGACGACGTCCGCGGCAGCGCGGCGTACCGCAAGCACGCCCTGTCCGTGCTCGCCCGCCGCACGCTGGGCTGGGCCTGGCAGGAGTACCGAGCAGGGGAGCGTTCATGCGCGTGA
- a CDS encoding TetR/AcrR family transcriptional regulator: MGNTKERIMTAGAELFRRNGYTGTGLKQIVAEANAPFGSLYHFFPGGKEQLGEEVIRTSGMAYIALIDELIAPAPDAITGIETFFTAAAEMLVETGYADACPIATVALEVASTNEQLRIATSDVFTAWIDAGTRAFEHLGLPEADARKLTFAVINALEGAFVLCRAMRDTEPMAAASASCVAYATTLLGT; the protein is encoded by the coding sequence GTGGGAAACACCAAGGAACGGATCATGACCGCCGGCGCCGAGCTGTTCCGCCGCAACGGCTACACCGGCACCGGGCTGAAGCAGATCGTCGCCGAGGCGAACGCGCCGTTCGGCTCGCTCTACCACTTCTTCCCCGGTGGCAAGGAACAGCTCGGCGAGGAGGTCATCCGCACCTCGGGCATGGCCTACATCGCCCTGATCGACGAACTGATCGCCCCCGCCCCCGACGCGATCACCGGCATCGAAACCTTCTTCACCGCCGCCGCCGAAATGCTCGTGGAAACCGGCTACGCGGACGCGTGCCCCATCGCCACGGTGGCACTGGAAGTGGCCAGCACGAACGAACAACTACGCATCGCCACCTCGGACGTCTTCACCGCCTGGATCGACGCGGGCACCCGCGCCTTCGAGCACCTGGGCCTGCCCGAAGCGGATGCACGGAAGCTGACCTTCGCCGTGATCAACGCCCTCGAAGGCGCCTTCGTCCTGTGCCGCGCCATGCGGGACACCGAACCCATGGCCGCCGCCTCCGCCTCGTGCGTCGCCTACGCCACCACCCTCCTAGGCACCTAG
- a CDS encoding 8-oxoguanine deaminase → MSRIAIEGVAVSTVDDAGTEHLDGHVVVENELITAVGPGVAPDGDYDERLDLGGTGLVTPGLVNTHHHLYQWATRGYAVDSTLFEWLVELYPIWGRLDADLTHAAATAGLAKLALSGCTTVADHHYVFPADAGDQVEALVAATGRIGVRSHIVRGSMDRGESDGGLPPDNLVEDTEAALLGTEQAIDKHHDTSKNAHIRIAAGPCSPFTVSRALMTGAAELARRKGVRLHTHLAETIDEEEQCLAEEGCTPAEYADDMGWLGDDVWLAHTVHLAPEAISRMGKTRTGSAHCPTSNGRLGTGIAPVRDLLDAGAPVGLGVDGAASNEDGGLGIELHAALLQARQRGGPKALSVREALWLGTMGGARCLGRESEIGSIEPGKLADLVIWDLGGLDYAGIADPVASLVLGTTPTPHRVFVGGKTVVSEGALRTADSVAIAGELRKASARLREAR, encoded by the coding sequence ATGAGCCGGATCGCGATCGAAGGTGTCGCGGTGTCCACTGTGGACGACGCGGGCACCGAGCACCTCGACGGTCACGTGGTCGTCGAGAACGAGCTGATCACCGCGGTGGGGCCGGGAGTGGCCCCCGACGGCGACTACGACGAGCGTCTCGACCTCGGTGGCACCGGGCTGGTCACGCCCGGCCTGGTGAACACCCACCACCACCTCTACCAGTGGGCCACGCGCGGGTACGCCGTCGATTCGACGCTGTTCGAGTGGCTGGTCGAGCTGTACCCGATCTGGGGCCGCCTCGACGCCGACCTCACCCACGCCGCCGCGACCGCCGGGCTGGCCAAGCTCGCGCTGTCCGGCTGCACCACGGTCGCCGACCACCACTACGTCTTCCCGGCCGACGCCGGCGACCAGGTCGAGGCGCTGGTCGCGGCCACCGGCCGGATCGGCGTGCGCAGCCACATCGTCCGCGGGTCGATGGACCGCGGCGAGTCCGACGGCGGGCTGCCGCCGGACAACCTGGTCGAGGACACCGAGGCCGCGCTGCTCGGCACCGAGCAGGCGATCGACAAGCACCACGACACCTCGAAGAACGCGCACATCCGCATCGCGGCCGGGCCGTGCTCGCCGTTCACGGTCAGCCGCGCCCTGATGACCGGGGCCGCGGAACTGGCCCGCCGCAAGGGCGTCCGGCTGCACACCCACCTCGCCGAGACGATCGACGAAGAGGAACAGTGCCTGGCCGAGGAGGGCTGCACGCCGGCTGAATACGCGGACGACATGGGCTGGCTCGGCGACGACGTCTGGCTCGCGCACACCGTGCACCTGGCGCCGGAGGCCATCAGCCGGATGGGCAAGACCCGCACCGGCTCGGCGCACTGCCCCACGTCCAACGGCCGCCTCGGCACCGGTATCGCGCCGGTCCGGGACCTGCTCGACGCGGGCGCGCCGGTCGGCCTCGGCGTGGACGGCGCGGCGTCCAATGAGGACGGTGGGCTGGGCATCGAGCTGCACGCGGCGTTGTTGCAGGCACGCCAGCGCGGCGGGCCGAAGGCGCTGTCCGTGCGCGAGGCGCTCTGGCTCGGCACGATGGGCGGCGCGCGCTGCCTCGGACGCGAGTCGGAGATCGGCTCGATCGAGCCCGGCAAGCTCGCCGACCTGGTGATCTGGGACCTCGGCGGCCTGGACTACGCCGGGATCGCCGACCCGGTGGCGTCGCTGGTGCTGGGCACGACGCCGACCCCGCACCGTGTGTTCGTCGGCGGGAAGACCGTGGTTTCCGAAGGCGCGTTGCGGACCGCCGACTCCGTGGCGATCGCCGGTGAGCTGCGCAAGGCGAGCGCCCGGCTGCGGGAGGCGCGATGA
- a CDS encoding DUF6986 family protein, translated as MAPGRLTEDVYAHIDARLAEVDARVAGLYPGEPPGRQPVHTVYVPAGRFHPELAGRWGAQAAAALAEHGPLETDDAIADRVRAKLAAEPIEDLRIDFEDGYGRPDDDTEDADARSAGAALAESVAGGHAPPFTGIRFKSFEQPTRRRGIRTLDLFLSGLLGGGDLPGGFVVTLPKVTAVEQVEACAEVLEQLEAAYGLAAGALRFEVQVETAQSILSEDGTVAVARIVQAGGGRITGLHYGTYDYSAGLGISAEYQSMEHPAADFAKAFMQVAAAGTGVRLSDGSTNKLPVGDTPAVRAAWREHTRLIRRSLERGFYQGWDLHPHQLPSRYAATYEFFRAGFEPAADRLRAYASKAEGGFLDEPATAQALAAYLCRGLDCGALTAADLPDLDRATLDRYVRRA; from the coding sequence ATGGCACCGGGCCGGCTCACCGAGGACGTCTACGCGCACATCGACGCCCGCCTCGCCGAGGTGGACGCCCGCGTCGCCGGGCTTTACCCCGGTGAGCCGCCCGGTCGCCAGCCGGTGCACACGGTCTACGTGCCGGCCGGCCGGTTCCACCCGGAACTGGCCGGGCGGTGGGGCGCGCAGGCCGCCGCCGCGCTGGCGGAGCACGGTCCACTTGAGACGGACGACGCGATCGCGGACCGCGTGCGCGCGAAACTCGCCGCGGAGCCGATCGAGGACCTGCGGATCGACTTCGAGGACGGCTACGGCCGTCCGGACGACGACACCGAGGACGCCGATGCGCGGTCGGCCGGTGCCGCGCTGGCGGAGTCGGTGGCGGGCGGCCACGCGCCGCCGTTCACCGGCATCCGGTTCAAGAGCTTCGAACAGCCGACGCGGCGGCGCGGCATCCGCACGCTGGACCTGTTCCTGAGCGGCCTGCTCGGCGGCGGTGACCTGCCCGGCGGGTTCGTGGTGACGCTGCCGAAGGTCACCGCGGTCGAGCAGGTCGAGGCGTGCGCCGAGGTGCTCGAGCAGTTGGAGGCCGCGTACGGACTGGCCGCCGGGGCGCTGCGGTTCGAGGTGCAGGTGGAGACGGCGCAGTCGATCCTCAGCGAGGACGGCACGGTCGCCGTCGCCCGGATCGTCCAGGCGGGTGGCGGGCGGATCACCGGCCTGCACTACGGCACCTACGACTACAGCGCCGGGCTCGGGATCAGCGCCGAGTACCAGAGCATGGAGCACCCGGCGGCGGACTTCGCCAAGGCGTTCATGCAGGTCGCGGCCGCCGGGACGGGCGTGCGCCTGTCGGACGGTTCGACGAACAAGCTGCCGGTGGGGGACACCCCGGCCGTGCGTGCCGCGTGGCGCGAGCACACGCGGTTGATCCGGCGGTCCCTGGAACGCGGGTTCTACCAGGGCTGGGACCTGCACCCGCACCAGTTGCCGAGCCGGTACGCGGCCACGTACGAGTTCTTCCGCGCGGGCTTCGAACCGGCGGCGGACCGGCTGCGCGCCTACGCCTCGAAAGCCGAAGGCGGCTTCCTCGACGAACCGGCGACCGCGCAGGCACTGGCCGCCTACCTCTGCCGGGGCCTGGACTGCGGGGCCTTGACCGCCGCCGACCTGCCGGACCTGGACCGCGCGACCCTGGACCGGTACGTCCGTCGGGCTTGA
- a CDS encoding (2Fe-2S)-binding protein has translation MRVNMTVNGEQRQADDVWEGESLLYVLRERLGLPGSKNACEQGECGSCTVYLDAVPVCACLVAAGQAQGREVRTVEGLADGDRLDPVQQSFVDAGAVQCGFCTPGLVVAAHDLLDRVPEPSDEEIREALAGNLCRCTGYEKILDAVKLAATRGADA, from the coding sequence ATGCGCGTGAACATGACCGTCAACGGCGAACAGCGCCAGGCCGACGACGTCTGGGAGGGCGAAAGCCTGCTGTACGTGCTGCGGGAGCGGCTGGGTCTCCCGGGCTCGAAGAACGCCTGTGAGCAGGGCGAATGCGGCTCGTGCACGGTGTACCTGGACGCGGTGCCGGTGTGTGCCTGCCTGGTCGCGGCCGGGCAGGCGCAGGGCCGTGAGGTCCGCACGGTCGAGGGCCTGGCCGATGGCGACCGCCTTGACCCGGTCCAGCAGTCCTTTGTGGACGCGGGCGCGGTCCAGTGCGGGTTCTGCACGCCCGGGCTGGTGGTGGCTGCGCACGACCTGCTCGACCGCGTGCCCGAGCCGAGCGACGAGGAGATCCGCGAGGCACTGGCCGGGAACCTCTGCCGCTGCACCGGGTACGAGAAGATCCTGGACGCGGTGAAGCTGGCCGCGACGCGAGGGGCGGACGCATGA
- a CDS encoding xanthine dehydrogenase family protein molybdopterin-binding subunit, protein MTTTTTEVTTAGGIGTSPQRPDGTVKVRGEFAYSSDLWHEDMLWGATLRSPHPYARIRGLEIGEALAVPGVYAVLTHEDVPGSNAYGLEHADQPVLTVDVVRYQGEPVAVVAADHPETARRAMDRIKVDYEVLEPVTDAETAVEGVGPRLHPGGNVVRHVPIRRGDQAAEAAVVVSGTYEVGMQDQAFLGPESGLAVPAEDGGIDLFVATQWLHVDQQQIVAALGLPPEKVRLTLGGVGGAFGGREDLSIQVHACLLALHTGKPVKMVYNREESFYGHVHRHPARMYYEHGADSDGKLVYVRAKLFLDGGAYASSTGAVVANAATLGVGPYDVPNVTIDCWGAYTNNPPCGAMRGFGAVQAGFAYESQMDKLAEACGLDPVEVRIRNAMSEGSVMPTGQVVDSAAPVAELLERVRRKPLPVQKDFDLRHMPGGVSNTTHGEGVVRGVGYGVGIKNICFSEGFDDYSTARVRLEVVGGEAAATVQTAACEVGQGLVTVLQQIVRTELGVDQVTVLPMDTTIGNAGSTSASRQTYVTGGAVRAACLAVRAALHERVATPLAADVDLAQALGDTVLEETVEWRHRPTTGLDPSTGAGTAHVQYGFAAHRAVVDVDTELGLVKVVALDCAQDVGRALNPQAVLGQIQGGSAQGLGLAVMEEILVSEGKVRNPSFTDYLIPTVLDMPPMSIDVLERADPHAPYGLRGVGEPPTISSTPAIVAAIRAATGVALSRVPVRPEHLTLGATPDL, encoded by the coding sequence ATGACCACGACCACCACCGAGGTGACCACCGCGGGCGGCATCGGCACCAGCCCGCAGCGGCCGGACGGCACGGTCAAGGTGCGCGGCGAGTTCGCCTACTCGTCGGACCTGTGGCACGAGGACATGCTGTGGGGCGCCACGCTGCGCAGCCCGCACCCGTACGCGCGCATCCGGGGCCTCGAGATCGGCGAGGCGCTGGCCGTGCCCGGGGTCTACGCGGTGCTGACCCACGAGGACGTGCCCGGCAGCAACGCCTACGGCCTGGAACACGCCGATCAGCCGGTGCTCACCGTGGACGTCGTGCGCTACCAGGGGGAACCGGTCGCCGTGGTGGCCGCGGACCACCCCGAGACGGCTCGCCGCGCGATGGACCGGATCAAGGTCGACTACGAGGTGCTGGAGCCGGTCACCGACGCGGAGACCGCGGTCGAGGGCGTGGGCCCGCGGCTGCACCCGGGCGGGAACGTGGTGCGCCACGTGCCGATCCGCCGCGGGGACCAGGCCGCCGAAGCGGCGGTGGTGGTCAGCGGGACCTACGAGGTCGGCATGCAGGACCAGGCGTTCCTCGGGCCGGAGAGCGGGCTCGCGGTGCCCGCCGAGGACGGCGGGATCGACCTGTTCGTGGCCACCCAATGGCTGCACGTGGACCAGCAGCAGATCGTCGCGGCGCTCGGCCTGCCCCCGGAGAAGGTGCGGCTGACCCTGGGCGGGGTCGGCGGGGCGTTCGGCGGTCGTGAGGACCTGTCGATCCAGGTGCACGCCTGCCTGCTCGCGCTGCACACCGGCAAGCCGGTGAAGATGGTCTACAACCGCGAGGAGTCGTTCTACGGGCACGTGCACCGGCATCCCGCGCGGATGTACTACGAGCACGGCGCCGATTCGGACGGGAAACTGGTCTACGTCCGGGCGAAGCTGTTCCTCGACGGTGGGGCCTACGCGTCGTCGACCGGTGCCGTGGTGGCGAACGCGGCGACGCTCGGCGTCGGGCCGTACGACGTGCCGAACGTGACCATCGACTGCTGGGGCGCGTACACGAACAACCCGCCGTGCGGTGCCATGCGTGGCTTCGGGGCGGTGCAGGCGGGTTTCGCGTATGAGTCGCAAATGGACAAACTCGCCGAGGCGTGCGGCCTGGACCCGGTCGAGGTGCGGATTCGCAACGCGATGAGTGAGGGCTCGGTGATGCCGACCGGGCAGGTGGTCGACTCCGCGGCGCCGGTGGCCGAGCTGCTGGAGCGGGTGCGCCGCAAGCCGTTGCCCGTTCAGAAGGATTTCGACCTGCGGCACATGCCCGGCGGGGTGTCGAACACGACCCACGGCGAGGGTGTGGTGCGCGGGGTCGGGTACGGCGTCGGCATCAAGAACATCTGCTTCTCCGAGGGGTTCGACGACTACTCGACCGCGCGGGTGCGGCTGGAGGTGGTCGGCGGGGAAGCCGCGGCGACCGTGCAGACCGCCGCTTGCGAAGTGGGCCAGGGCCTGGTCACCGTGTTGCAGCAGATCGTGCGGACCGAGTTGGGCGTGGACCAGGTGACCGTGCTGCCGATGGACACCACGATCGGCAACGCGGGCTCGACCTCGGCCTCGCGGCAGACCTACGTGACCGGCGGTGCGGTGCGGGCGGCGTGCCTGGCGGTGCGGGCCGCCCTGCACGAACGCGTGGCGACGCCGCTGGCCGCCGACGTCGACCTGGCGCAGGCACTCGGGGACACGGTGCTCGAGGAGACCGTCGAATGGCGGCACCGGCCGACCACGGGCCTGGACCCGTCGACCGGCGCAGGCACCGCGCACGTGCAGTACGGCTTCGCCGCGCACCGGGCGGTCGTCGACGTGGACACCGAGCTGGGGCTGGTGAAGGTGGTCGCGCTGGACTGCGCGCAGGACGTCGGGCGGGCGCTCAACCCGCAAGCCGTACTCGGCCAGATCCAGGGCGGCTCGGCTCAGGGGCTCGGGCTGGCGGTGATGGAGGAAATCCTCGTCAGCGAGGGAAAGGTGCGGAACCCGTCGTTCACCGACTACCTGATCCCGACCGTGCTGGACATGCCGCCGATGTCGATCGACGTGCTGGAACGGGCTGATCCGCATGCGCCGTACGGGTTGAGGGGAGTGGGGGAGCCGCCGACCATCTCGTCGACACCGGCGATCGTTGCGGCCATTCGGGCGGCTACGGGGGTGGCGTTGAGTCGGGTGCCGGTTCGGCCGGAGCATCTAACTCTTGGTGCCACCCCGGATCTCTAG
- a CDS encoding nucleobase:cation symporter-2 family protein, with product MTHPVDTIPSKGQLIAGGVQHVAAMYAGVVAPPLIIGAAVGLSPGELSLLISASLFTAGLATLLQTLGLWRFGARLPLVNGVTFATVAPVLAIVKQHGGENALGVVYGATLIGGAVMVLAAPFFSRLTRFFPPLVTGTVITLIGVSLLPVAVRWIANQQDAASPSGLLLAGVTLLAVLAFTRFLPGFFSRIALLLGLVVGTLLAWPLGEVNTATLREAPAFGIASPFHFGVPAFDIAAVVSMAIVMIVIMVESTADMLALGEIVDRPSTPRTIADGLRADGFATAVSTIFGGFAATAFAQNVGLVALTRMYSRYVVAAGGVVLVLLGVFPIAGGIVALVPQPVLGGAGLVLFGSVAVSGIRTLSKASFDRPAHIAVVAAALGIGLIPIAAPGFYEHFPSAVRTVLDSGISAGCVAAVLLNLVFGERTREPALDRSL from the coding sequence ATGACTCATCCCGTCGACACCATCCCGTCCAAAGGGCAACTGATCGCGGGCGGCGTGCAGCACGTCGCCGCCATGTACGCCGGGGTGGTCGCGCCACCGCTGATCATCGGCGCCGCCGTCGGGCTGAGTCCCGGTGAGCTGAGCCTGCTGATCAGCGCGAGCCTGTTCACCGCGGGGCTCGCCACCCTGCTGCAGACGCTGGGGCTCTGGCGGTTCGGCGCACGGTTGCCGCTGGTCAACGGCGTGACCTTCGCGACCGTGGCGCCGGTGCTGGCGATCGTGAAGCAGCACGGCGGGGAGAACGCGCTCGGCGTGGTCTACGGCGCCACGCTGATCGGCGGCGCGGTGATGGTGCTCGCGGCCCCGTTCTTCTCCCGGCTCACCCGCTTCTTCCCGCCGCTGGTCACCGGCACGGTGATCACGCTGATCGGCGTCTCGCTGCTGCCGGTCGCGGTGCGCTGGATCGCGAACCAGCAGGACGCGGCCTCGCCGTCGGGGCTGCTGCTCGCCGGGGTCACGCTGCTGGCGGTGCTGGCGTTCACCCGGTTCCTGCCGGGGTTCTTCAGCCGGATCGCGCTGCTGCTCGGACTGGTCGTGGGCACACTGCTGGCGTGGCCGCTCGGCGAGGTGAACACCGCGACGCTGCGGGAGGCGCCCGCCTTCGGCATCGCCAGCCCGTTCCACTTCGGCGTCCCCGCGTTCGACATCGCGGCGGTGGTGTCGATGGCCATCGTGATGATCGTGATCATGGTCGAGAGCACGGCGGACATGCTCGCGCTGGGCGAGATCGTGGACCGCCCGTCGACCCCGCGCACGATCGCCGACGGCTTGCGTGCGGACGGCTTCGCCACCGCCGTGAGCACGATCTTCGGCGGGTTCGCCGCCACCGCGTTCGCGCAGAACGTCGGCTTGGTGGCGCTGACCAGGATGTACAGCCGCTACGTGGTCGCCGCGGGCGGGGTGGTGCTGGTGCTGCTCGGCGTGTTCCCGATCGCGGGCGGGATCGTCGCGCTGGTACCGCAGCCGGTGCTCGGCGGGGCCGGGCTGGTGTTGTTCGGCAGCGTCGCGGTCAGCGGGATCCGGACCCTGTCGAAAGCGTCGTTCGACCGGCCGGCGCACATCGCCGTGGTGGCCGCGGCGCTGGGCATCGGCCTGATCCCGATCGCCGCGCCGGGCTTCTACGAGCACTTCCCGTCGGCCGTGCGGACCGTGCTCGACTCGGGCATCAGCGCCGGGTGCGTGGCCGCGGTGCTGCTGAACCTGGTCTTCGGCGAACGCACGCGGGAACCAGCGCTGGATAGATCGCTCTAG